The Sesamum indicum cultivar Zhongzhi No. 13 unplaced genomic scaffold, S_indicum_v1.0 scaffold00308, whole genome shotgun sequence genome window below encodes:
- the LOC105180071 gene encoding dnaJ homolog subfamily C GRV2-like encodes MRTFSVLSQFGSARTEMLEFSGLVDDIVHYTELELVPAAIDAALQTIAHLSISSEIQNSLLKAGVLWYLIPLLLQYDSTAEESDKTDAHGVGTSGQIAKNTHAVKASHALSRLSGLVDEEIPTPYIQAAVDALRALLTNKLASMLKNKLAKDLLFTLNSNLESPELHLLYMVRRPQ; translated from the exons ATGCGAACCTTTTCAGTTTTGAGTCAGTTTGGAAGTGCGAGAACTGAGATGCTCGAGTTTTCAGGATTAGTTGATGACATTGTTCATTACACTGAACTTGAGCTTGTTCCTGCTGCTATTGATGCTGCCCTGCAGACCATTGCTCACCTTTCTATCTCCtctgaaattcaaaattcccTTTTGAAGGCTGGTGTACTGTG GTACCTTATACCATTGTTGCTCCAATATGATTCGACGGCGGAGGAATCAGATAAGACAGATGCACATGGTGTTGGAACTAGCGGTCAAATAGCAAAAAACACACATGCTGTAAAAGCATCTCATGCCTTGTCAAGGCTTAGTGGTTTGGTTGACGAGGAGATCCCGACACCCTACATTCAGGCTGCAGTTGATGCCCTTAGAGCTTTACTAACCAATAAACTTGCAAGCatgctgaaaaataaattagcaaaaGACCTCCTATTCACATTAAACTCAAACTTGGAGTCCCCTGAG ttaCATTTGCTATACATGGTGAGAAGACCACAGTGA